One Pseudomonas sp. AN-1 genomic region harbors:
- a CDS encoding 3-hydroxyacyl-CoA dehydrogenase NAD-binding domain-containing protein, with protein sequence MYTLIDYTLDNELALIGLARAPVNALGLTLRQELQAAFRQASADPAVKAMVVYGRGLPFCAGADIAEFGGADFTATPGLPELLIELAGSAKPMIAAVGGLALGGGLELAMACGYRIGEPKARLGMPEITLGLLPGAGGTQRLPRLIGAETALETILSGQPLRAERALELGLLDRLADSAEVLLDTARSYARELLEENAPAFPDYPHAAPGAELPAGFFTDYTARKNSQWKGQLAPHLALEAVRIACEQPLAVGLAREQELFMEAMDSPQSQALRHLFFAEREAGKVPGIDASLPLRPIKKVAVIGAGTMGGGIAMNFANIGMPVVLLEQKREALDRGLAQIRKNYEISAKRGKLTQEQVEQRMALLAGTLDYADLADADLVIEAVFESMEVKRQVFVTLDEICKPGAILATNTSTLDVDQIAAFTRRPQDVIGLHFFSPANVMRLLEVVRGKQTALDVLATALKLGKQIGKLPVVSGVCYGFIGNRMLEPYAREAHRLLLEGATPAQVDRVLTDLGLNMGVLSMYDLVGIDVGYLIRTPLREALATDPSYYRVADELYALGRYGQKTGRGMYIYEGRERHDDPEVLAMAERLAAELGIQRRVISDQEIHDRCLFVLINEGIQILDEGIALRAGDIDLVWTCGYGFPTWLGGPLHYAEHLGLERVLGGLNQYREQLGAYGEQWFKPAALLERLVAAGKTRISKD encoded by the coding sequence ATGTACACCCTGATCGACTACACCCTGGACAACGAACTGGCCCTGATCGGCCTGGCCCGCGCCCCGGTCAACGCCCTCGGTCTCACCCTGCGCCAGGAGCTGCAGGCTGCCTTCCGCCAGGCCAGCGCCGATCCGGCGGTCAAGGCCATGGTCGTCTACGGGCGCGGCCTGCCGTTCTGCGCCGGCGCCGACATCGCCGAGTTCGGCGGCGCCGACTTCACCGCCACCCCGGGCCTGCCCGAGCTGCTCATCGAGCTGGCCGGCAGCGCCAAGCCGATGATCGCCGCCGTCGGTGGTCTGGCCCTCGGCGGCGGCCTGGAGCTGGCCATGGCCTGCGGCTACCGCATCGGCGAGCCCAAGGCACGCCTGGGCATGCCGGAAATCACCCTCGGCCTGCTGCCCGGCGCCGGCGGCACCCAGCGCCTGCCGCGCCTGATCGGCGCCGAGACCGCCCTGGAAACCATCCTCTCCGGCCAGCCGCTGCGCGCCGAGCGCGCCCTCGAGCTGGGCCTGCTCGACCGCCTGGCCGACTCCGCCGAGGTGCTGCTGGATACCGCTCGCTCCTATGCCCGAGAGCTACTCGAGGAGAACGCACCGGCCTTCCCCGACTACCCGCATGCCGCGCCGGGCGCCGAGCTACCGGCCGGTTTCTTCACCGATTACACCGCCCGCAAGAACAGCCAGTGGAAGGGCCAGCTCGCCCCGCACCTGGCCCTGGAGGCGGTGCGCATCGCCTGCGAGCAGCCGCTGGCAGTGGGCCTGGCCCGCGAGCAGGAGCTGTTCATGGAGGCCATGGACTCGCCGCAGTCCCAGGCCCTGCGCCACCTGTTCTTCGCCGAGCGCGAGGCCGGCAAGGTGCCCGGCATCGACGCCTCGCTGCCGCTGCGCCCGATCAAGAAGGTCGCGGTGATCGGCGCCGGCACCATGGGTGGCGGCATCGCCATGAACTTCGCCAACATCGGCATGCCGGTGGTGCTGCTCGAGCAGAAGCGCGAGGCGCTGGATCGCGGCCTGGCGCAGATCCGCAAGAACTACGAGATCAGCGCCAAGCGCGGCAAGCTGACCCAGGAGCAGGTCGAGCAGCGCATGGCCCTGCTGGCCGGCACCCTCGACTACGCCGACCTGGCCGACGCCGACCTAGTGATCGAGGCGGTGTTCGAGAGCATGGAGGTCAAGCGCCAGGTGTTCGTCACCCTCGACGAGATCTGCAAGCCCGGCGCCATCCTCGCCACCAACACCTCGACCCTCGACGTCGACCAGATCGCCGCCTTCACCCGCCGCCCGCAGGACGTGATCGGCCTGCACTTCTTCAGCCCGGCCAACGTCATGCGCCTGCTGGAAGTGGTGCGCGGCAAGCAGACCGCCCTCGACGTGCTGGCCACCGCGCTCAAGCTGGGCAAGCAGATCGGCAAGCTGCCGGTGGTTTCCGGGGTGTGCTACGGCTTCATCGGCAACCGCATGCTCGAGCCCTACGCCCGCGAAGCGCACCGCCTGCTGCTGGAAGGCGCCACCCCGGCGCAGGTCGACCGCGTGCTCACCGATCTCGGCCTCAACATGGGCGTGCTGAGCATGTACGACCTGGTCGGCATCGACGTCGGCTACCTGATCCGCACCCCGCTGCGCGAGGCGCTGGCCACCGACCCCAGCTACTACCGCGTGGCCGACGAGCTCTACGCCCTCGGCCGCTACGGCCAGAAAACCGGCCGCGGCATGTACATCTACGAAGGCCGCGAGCGCCACGACGATCCGGAAGTGCTGGCCATGGCCGAGCGCCTGGCCGCCGAACTGGGCATCCAGCGCCGCGTCATCAGCGACCAGGAAATCCACGACCGCTGCCTGTTCGTGCTGATCAACGAAGGCATCCAGATCCTCGACGAAGGCATCGCCCTGCGCGCCGGCGACATCGACCTGGTGTGGACCTGCGGCTACGGCTTCCCCACCTGGCTGGGCGGCCCGCTGCACTATGCCGAACATCTGGGCCTCGAGCGCGTGCTCGGCGGCCTCAATCAGTACCGCGAGCAGCTCGGCGCCTACGGCGAGCAGTGGTTCAAGCCTGCCGCCCTGCTCGAGCGCCTGGTCGCCGCCGGCAAGACCCGCATCAGCAAAGACTAA
- a CDS encoding acetyl-CoA C-acyltransferase family protein, with protein sequence MNKREVVIVSGARTAIGDFGGSLKDFSPSDLGAMVAREALQRAQVNGDEVGQVVFGNVIHTEPVDMYISRVVALKSGVSEQSTALTVNRLCGSGLQAIVTAAQGILLGDADVALAGGADCMSRAPYSTSAMRFGARMGDTGMVDMMVGALTDPMHKVHMGVTAENVRRTYAISREAQDALALESHRRAAVAIEEGRFKEQILPITLKTRRGEVVFDTDEHVRDNLTLEELSKLKPAFERNDGSVTAGNASSLNDGAAAVVLMERATAERRGLKPMARLVSYALAGVDPLHMGIGPVPATKLALERAGLNVADLDVVEANEAFAAQACAVIQELGLDPAKVNPNGSGISLGHPIGATGAIITLKALYELERIGGRYALVTMCIGGGQGIAAIFERV encoded by the coding sequence ATGAACAAGCGTGAAGTGGTCATCGTCAGCGGTGCCCGTACGGCCATCGGCGACTTCGGCGGCAGCCTCAAGGACTTCTCCCCCAGCGATCTGGGCGCCATGGTCGCCCGCGAAGCCCTGCAGCGCGCCCAGGTGAACGGCGACGAGGTCGGCCAGGTGGTGTTCGGCAACGTCATCCATACCGAGCCGGTCGACATGTACATCTCCCGCGTGGTCGCCCTGAAGAGCGGCGTCAGCGAGCAGTCCACCGCCCTGACCGTCAACCGTCTGTGCGGTTCGGGCCTGCAGGCAATCGTCACTGCCGCCCAGGGCATCCTCCTCGGCGACGCCGACGTCGCCCTGGCCGGCGGCGCCGACTGCATGAGCCGCGCGCCATACTCCACCTCGGCGATGCGCTTCGGCGCACGCATGGGCGACACCGGCATGGTCGACATGATGGTCGGCGCCCTCACCGACCCGATGCACAAGGTGCACATGGGCGTCACCGCCGAGAACGTGCGCCGCACCTACGCCATCTCCCGCGAGGCGCAGGACGCGCTGGCGCTGGAATCCCATCGCCGCGCCGCCGTGGCCATCGAGGAAGGCCGCTTCAAGGAGCAGATCCTGCCGATCACCCTGAAGACCCGCCGCGGCGAAGTGGTGTTCGACACCGACGAGCACGTGCGCGACAACCTGACCCTCGAGGAGTTGAGCAAGCTCAAGCCGGCCTTCGAGCGCAACGACGGCAGCGTCACCGCCGGCAACGCCTCCAGCCTCAACGACGGCGCCGCCGCCGTGGTGCTGATGGAGCGCGCCACCGCCGAGCGCCGCGGCCTCAAGCCGATGGCCCGCCTGGTGTCCTACGCCCTGGCCGGGGTCGATCCGCTGCACATGGGCATCGGCCCGGTGCCGGCCACCAAGCTGGCCCTCGAGCGTGCCGGCCTGAACGTGGCCGACCTGGACGTGGTCGAGGCCAACGAGGCGTTCGCCGCCCAGGCCTGCGCGGTGATCCAGGAACTCGGTCTCGATCCGGCCAAGGTCAACCCCAACGGTTCCGGCATTTCCCTCGGTCATCCGATCGGCGCCACCGGCGCCATCATCACCCTCAAGGCCCTTTACGAACTCGAGCGCATCGGCGGCCGCTACGCCCTGGTGACCATGTGCATCGGCGGCGGCCAGGGCATCGCCGCGATCTTCGAACGCGTCTGA
- a CDS encoding electron transfer flavoprotein subunit beta/FixA family protein has translation MKVLVAVKRVVDYNVKVRVKADNSGVDLANVKMAMNPFCEIAVEEAVRLKEKGIATEVVVVSVGPATAQEQLRTALALGADRAVLVEANDELGSLAVAKLLKAVVDKEQPQLVILGKQAIDSDNNQTGQMLAALTGFAQGTFASRVEVTGDKVNVTREIDGGLQTVALKLPAIVTTDLRLNEPRYASLPNIMKAKKKPLETVTPEALGVSTASSVKVLKVEAPAARSAGIKVKSVAELVEKLQNEAKVI, from the coding sequence ATGAAAGTACTGGTCGCGGTAAAACGCGTGGTCGACTACAACGTCAAGGTGCGGGTCAAGGCCGACAACAGCGGCGTCGATCTGGCCAACGTCAAGATGGCCATGAACCCCTTCTGCGAGATCGCCGTCGAGGAAGCAGTACGCCTCAAGGAAAAGGGCATCGCTACTGAAGTCGTCGTCGTCTCGGTTGGTCCGGCGACTGCCCAGGAGCAACTGCGCACCGCCCTGGCCCTCGGCGCCGACCGCGCCGTGCTGGTGGAAGCCAATGACGAGCTGGGCTCGCTGGCCGTCGCCAAGCTGCTCAAGGCCGTGGTCGACAAGGAGCAGCCGCAGCTGGTGATCCTCGGCAAGCAGGCCATCGACAGCGACAACAACCAGACCGGGCAGATGCTCGCCGCCCTGACCGGCTTCGCCCAGGGCACCTTCGCCTCCAGGGTCGAGGTCACTGGCGACAAGGTCAACGTCACCCGCGAGATCGACGGCGGCCTGCAGACCGTCGCCCTCAAGCTCCCCGCCATCGTCACCACCGACCTGCGCCTCAACGAGCCGCGCTACGCCTCCTTGCCCAACATCATGAAGGCCAAGAAGAAGCCGCTGGAGACCGTCACTCCGGAGGCGCTGGGCGTGTCCACCGCCTCCAGCGTCAAGGTGCTCAAGGTCGAGGCCCCGGCCGCGCGCAGCGCCGGCATCAAGGTCAAGTCGGTGGCCGAACTGGTCGAGAAACTGCAGAACGAAGCGAAGGTGATCTGA
- a CDS encoding electron transfer flavoprotein subunit alpha/FixB family protein, whose translation MAILVIAEHNNSALAAATLNTVAAAAQIGGDVHMLVAGQGCGAVAEAAAQVAGVAKVLLADAPAYAHQLPENVAPLIVELARGTSPAAYSHVLAPATTNGKNYLPRVAALLDVDQISEIVKVIGADTFQRPIYAGNAIATVQSEASVKVITVRSTGFDAVAATGGGAAIEAIGASCDAGVSSFVGEELAKSERPELTAAKVVVSGGRGMQNGDNFQLLYGVADKLGAAVGASRAAVDAGFVPNDMQVGQTGKIVAPQLYVAVGISGAIQHLAGMKDSKVIVAINKDEEAPIFQVADYGLVADLFEAVPELSSLLG comes from the coding sequence ATGGCAATCCTGGTAATCGCTGAACACAACAACAGTGCCCTGGCTGCCGCCACCCTCAACACCGTGGCCGCCGCCGCTCAGATCGGTGGCGATGTCCATATGCTGGTCGCAGGCCAAGGCTGCGGCGCGGTGGCCGAGGCTGCCGCCCAGGTCGCGGGCGTGGCCAAGGTGCTGCTCGCCGACGCCCCGGCCTACGCCCACCAGCTGCCGGAAAACGTCGCGCCGCTGATCGTCGAGCTGGCCCGTGGGACCTCGCCGGCCGCTTACAGCCACGTGCTGGCCCCGGCCACCACCAACGGCAAGAACTACCTGCCGCGCGTCGCCGCCCTGCTCGACGTCGACCAGATCTCCGAGATCGTCAAGGTGATCGGGGCCGACACCTTCCAGCGTCCGATCTACGCCGGCAACGCCATCGCCACCGTGCAGTCCGAGGCCTCAGTCAAGGTCATCACCGTGCGCAGCACCGGCTTCGACGCCGTGGCCGCCACCGGGGGAGGTGCCGCCATCGAGGCCATCGGCGCCTCCTGCGATGCCGGCGTGTCCAGCTTCGTCGGTGAGGAGCTGGCCAAGTCCGAACGTCCCGAGCTGACCGCCGCCAAGGTGGTGGTCTCCGGTGGTCGCGGCATGCAGAACGGCGACAACTTCCAGCTGCTCTACGGCGTGGCCGACAAGCTCGGTGCTGCCGTCGGTGCCTCGCGCGCCGCGGTGGACGCCGGCTTCGTGCCCAACGACATGCAGGTCGGCCAGACCGGCAAGATAGTCGCCCCGCAGCTGTACGTCGCCGTCGGCATCTCCGGCGCCATCCAGCACCTGGCCGGCATGAAGGATTCGAAAGTCATCGTGGCGATCAACAAGGACGAGGAGGCGCCGATCTTCCAGGTCGCCGACTACGGCCTGGTCGCCGACCTGTTCGAGGCCGTGCCGGAGCTGTCTAGTCTGCTTGGCTGA
- a CDS encoding electron transfer flavoprotein-ubiquinone oxidoreductase, whose product MQREYMEFDVVIVGAGPAGLSAACRLKQKAAEAGQELSVCVVEKGSEVGAHILSGAVFEPRALAELFPDWKSLGAPLNTPVKRDDIYLLKSSEAATRIPDFAVPKTMHNEGNYIISLGNLCRWLAQQAENLGVEIYPGFAAQEALIDEQGVVRGIVTGDLGVDHEGQPKDGLYTPGMELRAKYTLFAEGCRGHIGKQLIQRYKLDARADAQHYGIGIKELWEIDPAKHEQGLVVHTAGWPLNDDNPGGSFLYHLENNQVVVGLIVDLSYSNPYLSPFDEFQRYKHHPVIRQYLEGGKRIAYGARAICKGGLNSLPKMVFPGGALIGCDLGTLNFAKIKGSHTAMKSGMLAAEAIVEALGAGREGGDELNNYVKAFEDSWLYDELFRSRNFGAAMHKFGAILGGAFNFVDQNLFGGKIPLTLHDNKPDYACLKPAAESQKIDYPKPDGKLSFDKLSSVFLSNTNHEEDQPCHLKLADASIPLTKNLPLYDEPAQRYCPAGVYEIVTQESGEKKFQINAQNCVHCKTCDIKDPAQNITWMTPEGTGGPTYPNM is encoded by the coding sequence ATGCAACGCGAATACATGGAATTCGACGTGGTCATCGTCGGCGCTGGCCCTGCCGGACTGTCGGCCGCCTGCCGCCTGAAGCAGAAGGCCGCCGAAGCCGGCCAGGAGCTCAGCGTCTGCGTGGTGGAAAAAGGCTCCGAAGTCGGCGCCCACATCCTCTCCGGCGCGGTGTTCGAACCGCGCGCGCTGGCCGAACTGTTCCCCGACTGGAAGAGCCTCGGCGCCCCGCTCAACACCCCGGTCAAGCGCGACGACATCTACCTGCTGAAGAGCAGCGAGGCCGCCACCAGGATCCCCGACTTCGCCGTGCCCAAGACCATGCACAACGAAGGCAACTACATCATCTCCCTGGGCAACCTGTGCCGCTGGCTGGCCCAGCAGGCCGAGAATCTGGGCGTGGAGATCTACCCGGGCTTCGCCGCCCAGGAAGCGCTGATCGACGAGCAGGGCGTGGTGCGCGGCATCGTCACCGGCGATCTGGGCGTCGACCACGAAGGCCAGCCGAAGGACGGCCTGTACACCCCGGGCATGGAACTGCGCGCCAAGTACACCCTGTTCGCCGAAGGCTGCCGCGGCCATATCGGCAAGCAGCTGATCCAGCGCTACAAGCTCGACGCCAGGGCCGACGCCCAGCACTACGGCATCGGCATCAAGGAGCTGTGGGAGATCGACCCGGCGAAACACGAGCAGGGCCTGGTGGTGCACACCGCCGGCTGGCCGCTCAACGACGACAACCCCGGCGGCTCCTTCCTCTATCACCTGGAGAACAACCAGGTGGTGGTCGGCCTGATCGTCGACCTGTCCTACAGCAACCCCTACCTGTCGCCGTTCGACGAGTTCCAGCGCTACAAGCACCACCCGGTGATCAGGCAGTACCTGGAGGGCGGCAAGCGCATCGCCTACGGCGCCCGCGCCATCTGCAAGGGTGGCCTCAACTCGCTGCCGAAGATGGTGTTCCCCGGCGGCGCGCTGATCGGCTGCGATCTGGGCACCCTCAACTTCGCCAAGATCAAGGGCAGCCACACCGCGATGAAGTCCGGCATGCTGGCCGCCGAGGCGATCGTCGAGGCGCTGGGTGCCGGCCGCGAGGGCGGCGACGAGCTGAACAACTACGTCAAGGCCTTCGAGGACAGCTGGCTGTACGACGAGCTGTTCCGCAGCCGCAACTTCGGCGCGGCGATGCACAAGTTCGGCGCCATCCTCGGCGGCGCGTTCAACTTCGTCGACCAGAACCTGTTCGGCGGCAAGATTCCGCTGACCCTGCACGACAACAAGCCGGACTACGCCTGCCTGAAGCCGGCCGCCGAGTCGCAGAAGATCGACTACCCCAAGCCGGACGGCAAACTGAGCTTCGACAAGCTGTCCTCGGTGTTCCTCTCCAACACCAACCACGAGGAAGACCAGCCCTGCCACCTGAAGCTGGCCGACGCCTCGATCCCGCTCACCAAGAACCTGCCGCTGTACGACGAGCCGGCGCAGCGCTACTGCCCGGCCGGGGTGTACGAGATCGTCACCCAGGAAAGCGGCGAGAAGAAGTTCCAGATCAACGCGCAGAACTGCGTGCACTGCAAGACCTGCGACATCAAGGACCCGGCGCAGAACATCACCTGGATGACCCCGGAGGGCACCGGCGGGCCGACCTATCCCAACATGTGA
- a CDS encoding LysR family transcriptional regulator — translation MPRKTPLSQVSDFDLRLLRLFKTVAECGSFSAAESALGISRSAISLHMSDLEKRLGMRLCQRGRAGFALTDEGREVLRAGEVVLAAIEGFRSEVNLLHRQLRGDLNIGIVNNLVTQPRMRITQALKGLRAQGAGVRINISMSKPGEIERGLLDGRLHVGALPLITPLSGLEYSLLYEERSCLYCSHEHPLFTRAATVSDEELGRADAVVPSYGMTAEAIGLHQRLNATASATDREGIAFLILTGGYIGFLPDHYAATWVDRGLMAPLNPQRLSFDVRLAVATRKGRRQNLILEHFLDALQHTR, via the coding sequence GCTGTTCAAGACGGTGGCCGAGTGCGGCAGCTTCTCCGCCGCCGAAAGCGCCCTGGGCATCAGCCGCTCGGCGATCAGCCTGCACATGAGCGACCTGGAGAAGCGCCTCGGCATGCGCCTGTGCCAGCGCGGTCGGGCCGGCTTCGCCCTCACCGACGAGGGCCGCGAGGTGCTGCGTGCCGGCGAGGTGGTACTGGCGGCCATCGAGGGTTTCCGCAGCGAGGTCAACCTGCTGCACCGGCAGCTGCGCGGCGACCTCAACATCGGCATCGTCAACAACCTGGTGACCCAGCCGCGGATGCGCATCACCCAGGCCCTCAAGGGGCTGCGGGCGCAGGGCGCCGGGGTGCGCATCAACATCAGCATGAGCAAGCCGGGCGAGATCGAGCGCGGGCTGCTGGACGGACGCCTGCACGTCGGCGCGCTGCCGCTGATCACCCCGCTGTCGGGCCTGGAGTACAGCCTGCTCTACGAGGAGCGCTCATGCCTGTACTGCAGCCACGAGCACCCGCTGTTCACCCGCGCCGCCACGGTGAGCGACGAGGAACTGGGGCGCGCCGATGCGGTGGTGCCCAGCTACGGGATGACCGCCGAGGCGATCGGCCTGCACCAGCGGCTCAACGCCACCGCCTCGGCCACCGACCGCGAGGGCATCGCCTTCCTGATCCTCACCGGCGGCTACATCGGCTTCCTGCCCGATCACTACGCGGCGACCTGGGTGGACCGGGGGCTGATGGCGCCGCTGAATCCGCAGCGCCTGTCCTTCGACGTCCGGCTGGCGGTCGCCACCCGCAAGGGGCGCCGGCAGAACCTGATCCTCGAGCACTTCCTCGACGCCTTGCAGCACACCCGCTGA